A window of the bacterium genome harbors these coding sequences:
- a CDS encoding cold-shock protein yields the protein MPKGTVKWFNREKGYGFITPEEGKDVFVHYTGIAGEGFRNLEEGQIVEFEITQGQKGPQAQNVRVVG from the coding sequence ATGCCAAAAGGTACTGTGAAGTGGTTTAATCGAGAGAAGGGCTACGGGTTCATTACTCCGGAAGAAGGGAAAGATGTGTTCGTTCACTATACCGGAATCGCTGGCGAGGGGTTCCGTAATCTTGAAGAGGGCCAGATCGTAGAGTTTGAGATCACCCAGGGGCAAAAGGGGCCGCAAGCCCAGAACGTCCGCGTCGTCGGCTAA
- a CDS encoding type II toxin-antitoxin system death-on-curing family toxin, with translation MKYLTTDQLKIVNQRMIRATGGLYLASEQNVVYPPSLDSLVSFVQTRISLRPQPSVWEMAAFYLDRLTRDQVFHDGNKRTALEAARLFLEGAGYRLSLTPAHESVEFVTNVSRGGFNRDGIAVWLRARSKKRAKKA, from the coding sequence GTGAAGTACCTGACCACGGACCAACTCAAGATCGTGAACCAACGGATGATCCGGGCGACCGGCGGATTGTACTTGGCCAGCGAACAGAATGTGGTCTATCCTCCGAGCCTGGATTCGTTGGTCAGCTTTGTCCAGACCCGCATCTCTCTGCGCCCGCAGCCCTCGGTCTGGGAGATGGCGGCCTTCTACCTTGATCGGTTGACACGGGACCAGGTCTTCCACGACGGGAACAAGCGGACCGCACTGGAAGCGGCGCGCCTCTTCCTCGAGGGAGCCGGGTATCGCCTCAGTCTCACCCCTGCGCACGAATCCGTGGAGTTTGTAACCAACGTCTCCCGCGGCGGGTTTAATAGGGACGGGATCGCCGTCTGGCTTCGGGCCCGCTCCAAGAAAAGGGCGAAAAAGGCGTAG
- a CDS encoding alpha amylase family protein: MRRTAWLGVVLIFAVLGADLTIRTTPVSAARSTPPHLALWMEPGANLSVLSSVEGVRRTLDQAKQAGVDVVIPEAKNAWGYVTYLSAFAPTIGTSPIPHGAPPAYPPPVEWYPQGYDMLGTIIREAHARGMRVDVAVNSFGEGFTPLQTGPAFQHPEWQATAYLGSRPVQAPDGTAYDLTGVDVPRGDNDLVLYAPGAKATPTSRWGVEVTVASGKVTGVRDRSVGDADPGPTPIPSIGFVLSGHGEAARWLVRALPVGAAVTIGPPRTRMVPSSTHSIFAFVNPADPQVYGYEMAVIYEVLTRYDVDGIVLDRTRYEDITEDFSPLSHARFEAFIGRPVQHWPQDIYAYAPSGYWVARRPGPLYRAWLGYRAHTILAYTRAVAHLVHAVNPKVAVAMYVGAWYPVYYDEGVNWASPGVQPAYPWIGPDWIRAGLAPLLDYLMIGLYYRPVTVGEAWAGHHDSEISIQGGALLGLSLLNGETPLVGSLLVSLYQQDPERLARAVEMSQRVTRGAMLFDLVYLNQDDLWRMLPRP; this comes from the coding sequence ATGCGTCGCACCGCGTGGCTCGGCGTCGTCTTGATCTTCGCGGTGCTCGGCGCCGATCTCACGATCAGGACCACCCCGGTCTCCGCGGCCCGTTCCACCCCTCCCCATCTCGCGCTCTGGATGGAGCCCGGTGCCAACCTCTCCGTGCTCAGTTCCGTCGAAGGAGTCCGGCGCACCCTGGATCAGGCCAAGCAGGCGGGGGTGGACGTGGTGATCCCCGAGGCGAAGAACGCCTGGGGGTATGTGACCTACCTCAGCGCCTTTGCGCCGACGATTGGGACCTCGCCGATCCCTCACGGGGCTCCCCCGGCGTATCCGCCTCCGGTGGAGTGGTACCCGCAGGGGTACGACATGCTGGGGACGATCATTCGCGAGGCGCACGCGCGGGGGATGCGGGTCGATGTCGCCGTCAACTCCTTTGGTGAAGGCTTCACCCCGCTGCAGACCGGGCCGGCGTTCCAGCATCCGGAGTGGCAGGCGACGGCGTACCTGGGATCGCGCCCCGTCCAGGCCCCCGACGGAACCGCGTACGACCTTACCGGCGTCGACGTGCCGCGGGGCGACAACGACCTTGTGCTCTACGCCCCGGGGGCCAAGGCGACCCCGACTTCCCGATGGGGGGTCGAGGTGACCGTGGCCTCCGGGAAGGTGACCGGGGTTCGTGATCGCAGCGTCGGCGATGCCGACCCGGGGCCGACGCCGATCCCCTCCATCGGGTTCGTGCTCTCCGGCCACGGAGAGGCGGCCCGCTGGCTCGTCCGCGCGCTCCCCGTGGGGGCGGCGGTCACGATCGGCCCCCCCCGGACGCGGATGGTCCCATCTTCTACGCACAGCATCTTCGCGTTCGTGAACCCTGCGGATCCGCAAGTGTATGGGTATGAGATGGCCGTGATCTACGAGGTGCTCACCCGGTACGATGTGGATGGCATCGTCCTCGACCGGACGCGGTATGAGGACATTACCGAGGACTTCTCACCGCTCAGCCACGCCCGCTTCGAAGCCTTTATCGGCCGCCCCGTGCAGCACTGGCCGCAAGATATCTATGCCTACGCACCGAGCGGCTACTGGGTCGCGCGGCGCCCGGGTCCCCTCTACCGCGCCTGGCTCGGGTACCGCGCGCACACCATCCTGGCCTACACGCGGGCCGTCGCTCATCTCGTGCACGCGGTGAACCCAAAGGTGGCGGTCGCCATGTACGTCGGTGCCTGGTACCCCGTCTACTATGACGAGGGCGTGAACTGGGCCAGTCCCGGGGTCCAGCCGGCCTACCCCTGGATCGGTCCGGATTGGATCCGCGCCGGCCTGGCACCCCTGCTCGATTACCTGATGATCGGGCTGTACTATCGGCCGGTCACCGTTGGAGAAGCATGGGCCGGCCATCACGATTCTGAGATCAGCATCCAGGGAGGGGCGCTCCTCGGCCTCTCGTTGCTCAACGGGGAGACGCCACTGGTCGGATCGCTCCTCGTTTCTTTATATCAACAGGACCCCGAACGGCTCGCGCGGGCGGTGGAGATGTCGCAGCGGGTCACGCGCGGGGCGATGCTGTTTGATCTCGTGTATCTGAACCAGGACGATCTTTGGCGGATGCTCCCACGTCCCTGA
- a CDS encoding ABC transporter ATP-binding protein, which yields MIQADALSRSYGDRWAIKDVSFQARPGEILGFLGPNGAGKTTTMRVLAGFLAPTAGRASVAGFDVVEKPLEAKRRLGYLPETVPLYEDFTTREYLQFVARLKGVERRKVDDAVDQAMTQCATTDVADRLIRNLSRGYRQRVGLAHAIVHDPPVLILDEPTSAMDPRQIVEIRNVIRGLRGTHTIILSTHILPEATAVCDRVIIINEGAVVAVDTYEQLAARLRSSEKTLVRIARPDGGLGDRLRALPGVLHVTSGSARGELVVEAALGKEVREDIARAVVGAGAGLLELRPLAMSLEDVFLRLVTHEDAAGSEAEGGRRA from the coding sequence GTGATCCAGGCCGACGCATTGTCCCGCAGCTACGGTGACAGGTGGGCGATCAAGGACGTGTCGTTCCAGGCGCGCCCCGGGGAGATCCTGGGGTTTCTTGGGCCCAACGGTGCGGGCAAGACGACGACGATGCGGGTTCTCGCCGGATTCCTCGCGCCCACCGCAGGGCGAGCCTCCGTGGCCGGGTTCGATGTCGTCGAGAAACCGCTCGAAGCCAAGCGCCGGCTCGGGTACCTGCCGGAAACCGTTCCCCTGTACGAGGACTTCACGACGCGAGAATACCTGCAGTTCGTCGCGCGCCTGAAGGGCGTGGAACGGCGAAAGGTCGACGACGCCGTCGATCAGGCGATGACGCAGTGCGCCACGACGGATGTAGCGGATCGGCTGATACGAAACCTCTCCCGGGGCTACCGCCAGCGGGTAGGGCTCGCCCATGCGATCGTCCACGACCCGCCGGTGCTGATCCTCGATGAGCCGACCTCCGCGATGGACCCCCGGCAGATCGTCGAGATCCGGAACGTCATCCGGGGGCTCCGAGGGACCCATACGATCATCCTGAGCACGCACATCCTGCCTGAGGCGACGGCGGTCTGCGACCGCGTGATCATTATTAATGAAGGCGCGGTGGTGGCGGTGGATACGTACGAGCAGCTGGCGGCCCGGCTGCGCAGTTCTGAGAAGACCCTGGTGCGAATCGCGCGTCCGGACGGCGGTCTCGGGGACCGGCTGCGGGCGCTTCCAGGCGTATTACACGTCACCTCCGGATCGGCCCGCGGCGAACTGGTCGTGGAAGCGGCACTCGGCAAGGAGGTGCGCGAGGACATCGCCCGGGCCGTCGTGGGCGCCGGGGCGGGGCTCCTCGAGCTTCGGCCGCTGGCGATGAGCCTGGAGGATGTGTTCTTGAGATTGGTCACCCATGAGGACGCGGCGGGCAGTGAGGCGGAGGGGGGACGGCGCGCATGA
- a CDS encoding ABC transporter permease subunit, whose product MRGTLVITRKELKQLFSSPIAYVALAMFFVIIGFLFFSLVGVYSFQVLQLQGTPPPDFNPTRLIFTPLYQDTTFVLILLVPVLTMRLVSEEDRAHTMELLATSPVTSAAIILGKYLAIMILFFVLIAISVYMPLSLALIGRLDWGLLGSTYIGLVLLGGAFLSIGLFASTLNENQIVSAAIGFALLLIFWVLGFAQQASGSNVQQALSSLSFATHFTNLSGGVIDTQDVLFFLSLAGFFLFLGIIALESRKWR is encoded by the coding sequence ATGAGGGGCACCCTCGTCATCACGCGCAAGGAGCTCAAGCAGCTCTTCAGTTCGCCGATCGCGTACGTGGCCCTCGCCATGTTCTTCGTGATCATCGGGTTTCTGTTCTTCTCGCTCGTTGGCGTCTACTCGTTCCAGGTGCTTCAACTGCAGGGCACGCCGCCGCCGGATTTCAACCCCACCCGTCTCATCTTTACGCCCCTCTATCAGGACACGACGTTCGTGCTGATCCTGTTGGTCCCCGTGTTGACGATGCGCTTGGTGTCGGAAGAGGACCGGGCGCACACGATGGAGCTCCTGGCGACGTCGCCGGTCACGAGCGCCGCGATCATCCTCGGGAAGTATCTCGCGATCATGATCCTGTTCTTCGTCCTCATCGCGATCAGCGTGTACATGCCGTTGAGCCTCGCGTTGATCGGGCGCCTGGATTGGGGGTTGCTGGGCTCGACGTACATCGGGCTCGTCCTCCTCGGGGGGGCGTTTCTATCGATCGGGCTGTTCGCGTCGACACTCAACGAGAACCAGATCGTCTCGGCGGCGATCGGATTCGCGCTGCTCCTCATCTTTTGGGTCCTGGGATTCGCTCAGCAGGCGTCCGGGAGCAACGTCCAGCAGGCCCTGTCCTCGCTGTCTTTCGCCACCCACTTCACGAACCTCTCCGGCGGCGTGATCGACACGCAGGACGTGTTGTTCTTCCTGAGCCTGGCGGGGTTCTTCCTGTTTCTTGGGATCATTGCGCTGGAGTCCCGCAAATGGAGGTAG
- a CDS encoding Gldg family protein has protein sequence MKRRNALLTTNALVSAVLVAALLVALNYLGTAHHVRWDLTATREHSLSPQTIKVLRSLPGPIEAVAFPNGDGAGRYRDMLGTYQYYSKNFQYRIVDPDRNPQEAQKFKITSYGQIVLSRGKASYTIDSDTEEQLTNGILHVLETTKKAVYVLQGEGEVPLDDFTRKGMGTAKQTLAGKGFDVKMLFLVQTGRVPDDAAIVIVPSPSRDLLPQVRDALERYYQGGGKLLIMVDPPTPPEVRSWLGPVFHVDAPGGVVIDPVSRLLGGDFAVPIVTQYPFNDITQNFTLATAFPVSTPLVPQAKVTGVTITPVVKSSDSSYVKVNLESKNIRFEQGTDVKGPVILAVEVTPAPGGASAGGTTSAGTTSGGPAAPAAPAKPAGAKGSAVIIGNSGFVQNTYIGLVGNRDLFTSAVAWLTQTGNLVSIAPRTSPFDPFIIGGNQGRYLFLGSVIGVPLVLLLIGGAVYARRRSL, from the coding sequence ATGAAGCGCCGCAACGCCCTGTTGACCACAAACGCGCTGGTGTCCGCGGTGCTCGTTGCCGCCCTGCTCGTCGCCTTGAACTATCTCGGCACGGCCCATCACGTCCGCTGGGACCTAACCGCGACGCGGGAGCACTCCCTCTCGCCCCAAACGATCAAGGTGCTCCGGTCGCTGCCTGGGCCCATCGAGGCCGTCGCGTTCCCCAACGGGGACGGCGCGGGCCGCTACCGGGATATGCTCGGCACCTACCAGTACTATTCAAAGAACTTCCAGTACCGGATCGTGGATCCCGACCGCAACCCCCAGGAAGCGCAGAAGTTCAAGATCACCTCCTACGGACAGATCGTCCTCAGCCGGGGGAAGGCTTCGTACACGATCGATTCCGACACGGAAGAACAGTTGACGAACGGGATCCTGCATGTCCTGGAGACGACCAAGAAAGCCGTGTACGTGCTGCAGGGTGAAGGCGAGGTCCCCCTCGACGATTTCACGCGGAAGGGGATGGGCACGGCGAAACAGACCCTGGCCGGCAAGGGGTTCGACGTCAAGATGCTGTTTCTGGTGCAGACGGGGCGTGTACCCGACGACGCCGCGATCGTGATCGTGCCCTCGCCCTCGCGGGACCTCCTGCCACAGGTGCGGGACGCGCTCGAGCGATACTATCAGGGCGGGGGCAAGCTCCTGATCATGGTGGATCCTCCGACCCCTCCCGAAGTGCGGAGCTGGCTGGGGCCGGTGTTCCACGTCGACGCGCCGGGAGGCGTGGTTATCGATCCCGTGTCTCGGCTGCTCGGCGGCGACTTTGCGGTGCCGATCGTGACCCAGTATCCCTTCAACGACATCACGCAAAACTTCACGCTCGCGACCGCCTTTCCGGTGAGCACACCGCTGGTGCCCCAGGCCAAAGTCACCGGCGTGACGATTACCCCTGTGGTCAAGTCGTCGGACTCCAGTTATGTCAAGGTCAACCTGGAATCGAAGAACATTCGGTTTGAGCAGGGCACAGACGTCAAGGGGCCCGTGATTCTCGCCGTTGAGGTCACGCCCGCACCCGGCGGAGCATCGGCTGGAGGAACAACGTCTGCGGGAACGACGTCCGGAGGACCGGCCGCCCCGGCCGCTCCGGCGAAGCCCGCCGGGGCCAAGGGATCGGCGGTCATCATCGGCAACAGCGGGTTCGTCCAGAACACGTACATCGGGCTCGTCGGCAACCGAGATCTGTTTACCAGCGCGGTAGCGTGGCTGACGCAAACCGGGAACCTCGTGAGCATCGCGCCTCGAACGTCACCGTTCGATCCGTTTATCATCGGCGGGAACCAGGGGCGATACCTGTTCTTGGGCAGCGTGATCGGCGTGCCCCTGGTGCTGCTCCTGATCGGCGGTGCCGTGTACGCTCGGAGGCGGAGTCTATGA
- a CDS encoding DUF4340 domain-containing protein codes for MSPRITAALAIALAVVVGYIFLVDRPQAQRAESAKHLVQIAPKNTTRISLVSSKGAVDLARRDATHWDVTNPIHVPAGSYVVSSLLDSVTGIVPQQSLGTAGNLKDYGLDKPAARITLTSSTGQTVTLEIGNASPVGATSYARVQPGGGLYQIDTSAKEALTKSAADLRQRSVADFANADVQKVRIVSLAGTLVIDRVASDRWKIEGPHPWPADDFKVTDLFFPLTTNEAKEFHDGVTDLAAYDLSHPVVTVDLTLRDRQEPLRILLSQRGKVTYAMVAGTQTVMELDASVQVKLMPQPLSLVSKRLLPYNPQNLTSFTWRKGGQTFELRRQGPGFTGGGLAEGDISSMFSLVNLLDGDQVEPLATQPPGAPAFEIQTDGAADAQVLVRVYHEPKGGWLATNSALALEYHLASTAFDGLPVKIKTFLGLPQTAAQPGKPAPSPPKQAPKTK; via the coding sequence ATGAGCCCGCGGATCACCGCCGCGCTCGCGATCGCCCTCGCCGTCGTTGTAGGCTACATCTTTCTCGTCGATCGCCCCCAGGCGCAGCGGGCGGAATCGGCCAAGCACCTCGTGCAGATCGCGCCAAAGAACACGACCCGGATCTCCCTCGTCAGTTCGAAGGGGGCGGTCGATCTGGCGCGGCGGGACGCCACGCATTGGGATGTCACGAATCCCATCCACGTCCCGGCGGGATCGTACGTGGTGTCGAGCCTGTTGGACTCCGTGACCGGCATCGTTCCCCAGCAGTCGCTCGGGACCGCGGGCAACCTCAAGGACTACGGCCTCGACAAACCCGCGGCGCGGATCACCCTAACCTCGTCGACTGGCCAGACCGTGACGCTCGAGATCGGGAACGCCTCGCCGGTCGGAGCGACGTCGTACGCGCGGGTCCAGCCCGGCGGCGGCCTCTACCAGATCGACACGTCGGCAAAGGAGGCGCTCACCAAGTCCGCGGCAGACCTCCGGCAGCGGTCGGTCGCCGACTTCGCCAACGCGGACGTCCAGAAGGTCCGAATCGTCTCCCTGGCGGGGACGCTCGTGATCGACCGCGTGGCGAGCGACCGGTGGAAAATCGAGGGACCTCATCCGTGGCCGGCCGACGATTTCAAGGTGACGGACCTCTTCTTCCCACTGACGACCAACGAGGCGAAGGAATTCCACGACGGGGTCACCGATCTCGCGGCCTACGATCTCAGCCACCCCGTGGTCACCGTTGACCTGACGCTCCGGGACCGTCAGGAACCGCTGCGCATCCTTCTCTCGCAGCGGGGGAAAGTGACCTACGCTATGGTCGCGGGCACCCAGACGGTGATGGAACTCGACGCCTCTGTCCAGGTAAAGCTGATGCCACAGCCGCTGTCGCTGGTCAGCAAGCGCCTCCTCCCGTACAACCCGCAGAACCTGACGAGTTTCACGTGGCGGAAGGGCGGCCAGACCTTCGAGCTCCGGCGTCAGGGGCCGGGCTTCACGGGCGGCGGGCTCGCGGAGGGGGACATCTCGAGCATGTTCTCTCTCGTGAACCTGTTGGACGGCGATCAGGTCGAGCCGCTCGCCACTCAGCCTCCCGGTGCGCCGGCGTTTGAGATTCAAACCGACGGCGCCGCCGACGCGCAGGTCCTCGTGCGGGTGTACCATGAGCCGAAGGGCGGCTGGTTGGCCACGAACTCCGCGCTGGCGCTAGAGTATCATCTGGCGTCCACCGCGTTTGACGGCCTCCCGGTGAAGATCAAGACGTTCTTGGGGCTCCCGCAGACCGCCGCGCAACCGGGGAAGCCGGCGCCGTCACCGCCCAAGCAGGCGCCGAAGACCAAGTAA
- a CDS encoding glycosyltransferase family 39 protein translates to MRVAGPDQSRLWIFLLLAAVVVLALGLPLPLTDGDTAFYGNIAKNILATGDWLVLRHRLMPVIDKPPLTFWLTSISFAVFGTAEWALRAWHLVLAVAVALTTYALARLTLPHRDALVAGTILLTTMQFFYLSLVPEQHVPLALFLTLAVYWHLRWEREGRLSSAVLAWLSAALAVLSIGIAGAVMIALIIGAHLIVDRPRLPHAVLPAVAVGAAVFLLVAAPWFVVGAVRQGRPFIDTFFLGGTLGVGRFFQRVQASPTVVPWWAGFGAYALLLPLGFLPWSGWLWQAFRDGWAARRSAGSVLWVCTEWTIVIVGFLSLSLGDKSSRYLLPVFPPVAVLVGQAVGSARGARRAAVVSLAIALPLLGLVTAVALRKFPGDAARYTPLIWSFLPAFIAGLCAYVIATFLGRPMTGIVLLTFLTLISYGLAMASVARVWDEVSPWRPVARIVNTRGDPDARLLMLGSDDAFADYYIARPVTYVDTDGLARAWRRERVLAVIPESALATLPASPRPVLLGKAPTGLVIVTNGSGK, encoded by the coding sequence GTGCGCGTCGCCGGGCCCGACCAATCTCGTCTCTGGATCTTCCTGTTGCTCGCGGCCGTCGTCGTGCTGGCCTTGGGCCTGCCGCTCCCGCTGACCGACGGCGACACCGCGTTCTACGGAAATATCGCCAAGAACATTCTCGCGACGGGGGACTGGCTCGTGCTGCGCCACCGGCTGATGCCGGTTATCGACAAGCCGCCGTTGACGTTCTGGCTCACGAGCATCTCGTTCGCGGTATTCGGCACGGCGGAGTGGGCGCTCCGAGCCTGGCACCTCGTCCTCGCGGTGGCGGTCGCCCTGACCACGTACGCGTTGGCCCGTTTGACCCTGCCCCACCGCGATGCGCTCGTGGCCGGCACGATCCTCCTCACCACGATGCAGTTCTTCTATCTGAGTCTCGTGCCGGAGCAGCATGTGCCGCTCGCGCTGTTTCTCACGCTGGCCGTGTACTGGCACCTCCGTTGGGAACGGGAGGGGCGTCTCTCTTCGGCGGTGTTGGCGTGGCTCTCGGCGGCTCTGGCGGTCCTGTCGATCGGCATCGCCGGCGCCGTGATGATCGCGCTGATCATCGGCGCGCACCTGATCGTCGACCGCCCCCGGCTTCCGCACGCCGTCCTGCCCGCCGTGGCGGTGGGGGCCGCGGTCTTCCTGCTCGTGGCCGCGCCGTGGTTCGTGGTCGGCGCGGTCCGTCAGGGGCGCCCGTTCATCGATACCTTCTTCCTCGGCGGCACACTCGGGGTAGGACGGTTCTTTCAACGCGTGCAGGCCTCGCCCACGGTCGTGCCGTGGTGGGCCGGCTTCGGAGCGTACGCGCTCCTCCTCCCGCTGGGGTTCCTCCCGTGGTCCGGGTGGCTGTGGCAGGCGTTCAGAGACGGGTGGGCCGCGCGGCGCTCCGCCGGGTCGGTCCTGTGGGTGTGCACTGAGTGGACGATCGTCATCGTCGGCTTTCTCTCACTCTCGCTGGGGGACAAATCCAGCCGCTATCTTCTCCCGGTCTTTCCTCCGGTCGCCGTGCTCGTCGGCCAGGCGGTGGGGAGCGCTCGGGGGGCACGGCGGGCGGCGGTCGTCTCCCTCGCGATCGCGCTGCCGTTATTAGGGCTGGTCACCGCGGTGGCGCTCAGGAAATTCCCCGGCGATGCGGCCCGCTACACGCCGCTGATCTGGTCGTTTCTCCCCGCCTTCATCGCGGGGCTGTGCGCGTACGTCATCGCGACGTTCCTGGGCCGGCCGATGACAGGGATCGTCCTCCTCACCTTCTTGACGCTGATCTCGTACGGGCTCGCCATGGCCTCGGTCGCCCGCGTCTGGGACGAGGTCTCCCCCTGGCGGCCGGTGGCGAGGATCGTGAATACCCGCGGAGATCCAGACGCGCGCCTGCTGATGTTAGGATCCGATGACGCGTTCGCCGACTACTATATCGCCAGGCCCGTGACGTACGTGGACACCGACGGCCTTGCCCGCGCGTGGAGGCGCGAGCGTGTCCTCGCGGTCATTCCTGAATCTGCGCTGGCGACCCTTCCGGCATCTCCACGCCCGGTTCTCCTCGGGAAAGCCCCGACCGGGCTCGTGATCGTGACCAACGGGTCCGGCAAGTAA
- a CDS encoding phosphodiester glycosidase family protein, translating into MLDRKRRRTFAWLIAALLLATAGPGLAQAPPGIWPVVLASSGFTVPVASGILYSHFAVTTGSGPLDIHHLRVDLANPMVKVGTGLARDRLMSDDEPVSSMVLRSGAIAGVNGDYFDIHESGMPLNILVRDGALLRSPWRFVALAVRKDGTARVARFRWTGAVSILETGEARPLAGYNSGIAQEGIIAISDVRGFGAPPPDAGTRQTVVELTPADDASEFQVKPESVTPVGPTNDSGRYFVKQIWPQQAFYAPFPRGELILLGRGSGADWLAQKLTAGQQIQVNLTTDPDWHDLQAAIGGGPILVQNGQVVEDPDAPAVQERDRRYPVVAAGIARDGRTLTFVEVDGRQPNFSIGLTRPELASYMQWLGAYQAIAFDSGGSATMVARLPGQPVPTVVNSPSDGRERPVANAFLVYSTSVPGPPISLLVNANQPLRLFAGATYPLSIIGLDAQGNPVPPAEALQVSATPPVATYSNGLVRAGTAAGEGVLQVSSGSAAGTARISIVTTLRRLVVSPDTITLVPGAGWTFALAGQDAVGRQVALPDGAGTWVVNPPWLGTISGPGEFVAGERTGTGTIAARLGGVSAQIRVAIGNAARPVNQFDRGEWTFRGYPDTVTGSVALVTDPSHEHRPSAQLAFRLDGASNRAAYMITRLGLTGAPTAMTMWVYGDASGVWLRGTYDQASGPPGSVTFARRVTWRGWRSVTAQLPAGLAYPLTWTSFYVVETDPNRSPHGAVYLSSLRAIYPQRAEK; encoded by the coding sequence ATGCTAGACCGCAAACGTCGCCGAACGTTTGCCTGGCTCATCGCCGCTCTCTTGCTCGCGACCGCGGGGCCAGGCCTTGCGCAAGCCCCCCCGGGTATCTGGCCGGTCGTTCTTGCCTCCAGCGGATTTACGGTACCGGTGGCCTCGGGGATCCTGTACAGCCACTTCGCCGTCACTACCGGCAGCGGCCCCCTCGACATTCACCACCTTCGGGTCGATCTGGCCAACCCGATGGTGAAAGTCGGGACTGGGCTCGCCCGCGATCGGTTAATGAGCGATGACGAACCGGTCTCCTCCATGGTGCTCCGCAGTGGTGCGATTGCCGGGGTGAACGGCGACTATTTCGACATCCACGAGTCGGGCATGCCCCTGAACATCCTCGTCCGAGACGGCGCGCTGCTGCGGAGTCCGTGGCGCTTCGTCGCCCTTGCCGTCCGGAAGGACGGGACCGCCCGGGTCGCCCGGTTCCGCTGGACGGGGGCGGTGAGCATTCTCGAGACCGGGGAGGCGCGACCGCTCGCCGGGTACAACAGCGGGATCGCCCAAGAGGGGATCATCGCCATCTCGGATGTCCGAGGCTTCGGGGCGCCACCGCCCGACGCGGGAACGCGACAGACGGTGGTGGAACTGACGCCGGCGGACGACGCGTCCGAGTTTCAGGTGAAGCCTGAGTCGGTGACTCCGGTGGGGCCGACGAATGACTCGGGCCGCTACTTCGTGAAGCAGATCTGGCCGCAGCAGGCGTTTTATGCGCCGTTCCCGCGGGGCGAACTGATTCTTCTGGGTCGGGGATCGGGGGCCGACTGGCTGGCACAGAAACTCACCGCAGGACAGCAGATCCAGGTGAACCTCACGACCGATCCCGACTGGCATGATCTCCAGGCAGCGATCGGGGGCGGGCCGATCCTCGTGCAAAACGGGCAGGTCGTAGAAGATCCTGATGCCCCGGCCGTGCAGGAACGAGATCGGCGTTACCCGGTGGTCGCCGCCGGCATCGCCCGAGACGGCCGCACGCTCACGTTTGTGGAGGTCGATGGCCGGCAGCCCAACTTCAGCATCGGGCTTACCCGACCGGAGCTCGCTTCATATATGCAGTGGCTTGGCGCGTATCAGGCAATCGCGTTCGACAGCGGGGGATCAGCCACCATGGTGGCCCGGCTTCCGGGCCAACCCGTGCCGACCGTGGTCAACTCACCGTCGGACGGGCGGGAGCGTCCGGTCGCCAATGCGTTCCTGGTGTACAGCACCTCGGTGCCCGGTCCGCCGATCAGCCTCCTCGTCAACGCGAACCAACCTCTGCGGTTGTTTGCCGGGGCAACCTATCCGTTGTCCATCATCGGGCTCGACGCGCAGGGCAACCCTGTGCCCCCCGCGGAGGCGCTGCAGGTGTCCGCGACGCCGCCGGTCGCGACATATAGCAATGGGCTGGTGCGGGCGGGCACGGCGGCGGGAGAGGGCGTCTTGCAGGTGTCGAGCGGCTCGGCCGCCGGGACGGCTCGCATATCGATCGTCACCACGCTGCGCCGTCTCGTGGTGAGCCCGGACACGATCACCCTCGTTCCGGGTGCCGGATGGACGTTTGCGCTGGCTGGGCAGGACGCGGTGGGCCGCCAGGTCGCGCTGCCGGACGGCGCAGGTACGTGGGTCGTCAACCCGCCCTGGTTGGGGACCATCTCCGGTCCGGGAGAGTTTGTGGCCGGGGAGCGAACGGGCACCGGGACGATCGCCGCGCGACTCGGAGGGGTCTCCGCCCAGATCCGGGTGGCGATCGGGAACGCCGCGCGTCCTGTCAATCAATTCGATCGTGGGGAATGGACGTTTCGGGGCTACCCGGACACCGTGACCGGCTCGGTCGCGCTCGTTACCGACCCGAGCCACGAGCATCGCCCGTCGGCCCAGCTGGCGTTCCGGCTCGACGGAGCGTCCAACCGGGCCGCGTATATGATCACCCGCCTTGGCCTCACGGGTGCCCCGACCGCGATGACGATGTGGGTGTACGGGGACGCCAGCGGTGTCTGGCTCCGCGGGACCTACGATCAGGCCAGCGGGCCTCCGGGAAGCGTCACGTTCGCCCGGCGGGTCACGTGGCGGGGGTGGCGCTCGGTGACGGCACAGCTGCCGGCCGGATTGGCGTATCCTCTTACATGGACATCGTTCTACGTCGTCGAAACCGATCCCAACCGCTCCCCCCACGGCGCCGTCTACCTGAGCAGCCTCAGAGCGATCTACCCGCAACGCGCGGAGAAGTAA